Part of the Acidobacteriota bacterium genome is shown below.
CGATTAAAGCTCTCGATAAAATCGGACTGACCCAAGCGTTGCAGGCGTTGAGCATTCCACAAGTGAGCGGTGGCGTGCGTAACTCAAAAGGCGCGCTGTTGTCCTCGGCTTTCAATGCTGAAACGAATGAAAAGTCGGAGCCTCTCATCATCGTGCTGCATCGCGCTGAACTCCTGGCAGCGTTGTTGAAAACGTTGGGTGAAGAAAATGTCAAACTGAACGCCCAATGCATCGGCTTTACGCAAGATGACAAGCGTGTGAAGGCGCGATTTGCCGATGGCAGCGAAGTTGTCGGCGATTTTTTAATCGGCGCGGATGGCATCAACTCAGTGGTTCGCGCGACGTTGTTTGGCAGAGCGCGTCCGAGATATTCCGGTTACACGGCGTGGCGCGGGGTTACAGAATTTAATGACCCGATTTTGCGTCAAGGCGCTTCCGAATCCTGGGGCAAAGGCGCGCGCTTCGGCATCATTCCGATGAGCCAAAATCGCGTCTATTGGTTTGCGACCAAAAACGCGCCCGCAGGCGAAAAAGATGCTGCGGCTGGTCGCAAAGGCGAATTATTGGATTTGTTTCAAGGTTGGCATGAGCCAATCGAAAGGCTGCTTGAAGCTACAGATGAAACCGCAATTTTGCGTAATGACATTATTGACCGTGAACCTTTGCGGAGTTGGACGCAAGGGCGCGTCACCTTGCTCGGCGACGCGGCGCATCCGATGACTCCGAATCTCGGGCAGGGTGCATGTCAGGCGATTGAAGACGCCGTCGTGCTGGCTGATTCTTTGGTTGCAAACGTCGAGGTCACCGCTGCATTAAAAAATTACGAAGCCAACCGTCTCAAGCGCGCGAATAAAATCGTCACGCAATCGTGGCGCATTGGCAAAGTGATTCAAATGGAAAATGATTTCGTCTGTACGCTGCGCAATACGGTTGTGCGGTTTACACCTGCTGCAATGCAACGCAAGCAGTTGAATTGGATAATCGAATACGCTGTATAAGTGAGGTAAATATTATGCCGGAAATCGGATGGACAGATGTTGAAGAGATTGCCATCAGGCTGTTGGAAAAATACCCGGATATCGACCCCTTGACAGTTCGCTTCACGGATTTGCATCAATGGGTCATTGAACTTGATGGCTTCACCGCCGACCCCAAAGAATCGAACGAGAAAAAGCTCGAAGCCATTCAGATGGCATGGTATGAAGAGTGGCAAGAAGAGAATGAATAGTCACCGGTCATTGGTCATTTGTTCTTCAGTAATTATTGCACTGTAAACTAAGGGCAAATGACCAATGACCA
Proteins encoded:
- the iscX gene encoding Fe-S cluster assembly protein IscX — protein: MPEIGWTDVEEIAIRLLEKYPDIDPLTVRFTDLHQWVIELDGFTADPKESNEKKLEAIQMAWYEEWQEENE
- a CDS encoding FAD-dependent monooxygenase, translating into MNTKSKQRAIIIGGGIGGLCAAIALKRKGIDVTVFEKTCELQEVGAGLSLWLNAIKALDKIGLTQALQALSIPQVSGGVRNSKGALLSSAFNAETNEKSEPLIIVLHRAELLAALLKTLGEENVKLNAQCIGFTQDDKRVKARFADGSEVVGDFLIGADGINSVVRATLFGRARPRYSGYTAWRGVTEFNDPILRQGASESWGKGARFGIIPMSQNRVYWFATKNAPAGEKDAAAGRKGELLDLFQGWHEPIERLLEATDETAILRNDIIDREPLRSWTQGRVTLLGDAAHPMTPNLGQGACQAIEDAVVLADSLVANVEVTAALKNYEANRLKRANKIVTQSWRIGKVIQMENDFVCTLRNTVVRFTPAAMQRKQLNWIIEYAV